The Theobroma cacao cultivar B97-61/B2 chromosome 1, Criollo_cocoa_genome_V2, whole genome shotgun sequence genome contains the following window.
ATTTTCTTAATCAATGAAAACGATACTGAATTCTACCTCTTCAATTAGTATATAAAGGAACCAAAACGTTGGAATTGAATGAGTCAGTCAACATGGAGATGAAGCTTTTCCACACGGTATACTAGTTTGGAACCAAAAAACAagcaaatgaaataaaataatgaaaaggaCGAGACCGGTTCCCCTCAGGATAAGTTTGGATTTGATGAGCACGAATTCAAACCTCTACtctttaaattaactaacgAACATGACAGGGACTCATTTCACAATTGACAGCCCACGAAATATCAAGGTGCTTTCGTTTGTTTGGTGGCAAATATTAGAGTAATTAAAGTCTACACATGATGATTCCCCTTATCAAAAAATCTTGGCAGATCTTCCAAGTTATCAAAGggaaaagaaggaaatgaaGCAGAAGGGAAtacaaattttggaaaaatgatCAAGGAAATGTTCCCAAGCATGTTACAATTATTCATTTCACGTTGGGTGTAACCCATATTTCCACAGGCATGTGGTTGATGGCGAGCAAGCTTGATACAGTCGTTCCTCCATCGCCTATTCCTTCCTAAACTTATTGAACATCTGAATCAAACACCGAATTGCAAAAGGGACTGCAGCTGCAGCCATGACATAACGAAACTTCACGAACTCACGCGGAGTAACAGCAAAAACCGCGGAAGCATAAGTCACGATCATTGAGATCGTGGCAACGATGACTTCGAGATGGAAGGGGAACCTGTAGGTGAGAGAGATGATGACAAGTACTGAGGCGGAAAGAGCGAGGGTGTTCGAGATCAAGAAAACGTAGAAGGGTACTGTTTGAGATGCATAAATGGCTCTGCCTGCATAATGTCCATTGCCATTATCTTGCCATACCCCACCGGGAGGATTGACCCCAGCTTGGAAGGTCACGGCCGATATGAGGGTGGCAACTATCAGGAGAATATTTCGGACGTCGCTTGGCGAGTCTCTGCCTTCATCATATTGGAAATGTTTGAACCAGCTCTTGCCTGTGCTTCTAAGAGCCATGCTTTTATGCAATCAAACTGAAGAATACTGGAATTTGCTCGTATAAATAGAAACCCCAAGAGTTGGAATTGAATGAGTTTTCAGTCAATACGGCCGTCTTTGTTTACAGCCCaagaaacaatcaaaatagcaagataaattttctaagacaagttggggTTTGATTAGTCTGAACTCTGAATCCAAGCTATAAATctctaaaaaatttacaacGATACGTGGCGTCAACTGGTCATGGATTTGGTAGCCAAGAACTATCAAGGTACTTTCATGGGTCATGACTATTTCCCAGCAGTAGGACAGATTCTTTTTAACCTTTTGAAGATactaaaaaattgttttgctCAATTCTTGATGTTCATGCCGTGATAAATTCTGCTTTAAGAAACATGGAAAACTTACTAAAAGAAATCAAACAGGATGTTTCGCTTGGGATGAGAATTTTCTAGGAAACCAACAGGAAAACGGAGAGAAACGTAGACAAGTTTATCACTGTTCTTTGCTTTTCAATTTTCTGGGGTACCGCCAAAGAATAATCAACCTATATTGACCTTCTTTAAATCATTAcactttatctttttatattatcgattctcttatgcttttttttttttgaaaattagaatCATTTCATTATTAGAACAGGGTAACCCTTTACAAAAAAACAGAGTATTGTGACTAATGCTCAATTGTGTATACATTTCAAGATATaggagttttcttttttttagaaCAAACTATAACAATTGGCATATCTTGAAGAGGGTTTTCATAATTTTCCCAAAAAATTGTGGCCGAGACCTCGGATCAACCCCCAATTGCTAGGAAAGACCAACTTGTTGGAGGTCCTCTCCACCAATTCCAAGCCTTGTTCACCCAAGTTGGAAGCCACCGTAAAGCGAATGGTAAAACAAAGGCGACCGTGAGAAGAACAAAGGCAACACCATCTTTTTCTGTCATACCGTAAATTGAAAATCCATAGCTAAACATCATGGAAAGCATTGAAATGAGAAGCTCCCGTTGGAAGGGAAATCCCCCTGTGAGATATATAATGATGCTGAGTGATGCAGCGAGGCCAAAGGAGTTCCAAAACAGAAACAGATAAGATGTTGCCTGAGTGCCTAATAATGCAGAGGCAGCTACTAACGCAGATGTTACTGCCGGTCCAGCCCTTGTCACGTTACCAGATGCTGGATTTGATTGTGAGTCATATTCTAGCAAGCCGGATGGAGGGTTCAGACCCGCCTGGAAAGTGACCGAGGCAATCAATGCAGCCACCACCAGCAGTACATTTCGAGTGTCGCTTGGTGAATCTCTTTCCAGCTGaaacttgaaatatttgaacCAATCCTTTAATGGCTCTTCTGCAAGGTCATGCCAGGATTGTTTCTTTTTCGCAATTACCGTGTCATTTTGAAGGATTTTCCTCATTTGGATATCGTTGGGTTCTTCCATGACTATATCTAGTATATCCATTGCTGTCAGACCCTTTGAGTTTGGGGCATTCACTCCTAGCATTCCATTGAAAACATTGTTCTTACCAATAAGCAATTCAAGACTCTACAACATGTATAATTTTATCAGTCAATGCCAACTGTTTTggcagaaaagaaaatttgcccaagaaaaataat
Protein-coding sequences here:
- the LOC108662270 gene encoding uncharacterized protein LOC108662270, with product MALRSTGKSWFKHFQYDEGRDSPSDVRNILLIVATLISAVTFQAGVNPPGGVWQDNGNGHYAGRAIYASQTVPFYVFLISNTLALSASVLVIISLTYRFPFHLEVIVATISMIVTYASAVFAVTPREFVKFRYVMAAAAVPFAIRCLIQMFNKFRKE